The Acidimicrobiia bacterium sequence TGGGGGTCAAGACCCCGGCCGGCACCGACGTCGACTCGTTCTGGGCAACCATCCGCGCCGGTCGGCCGACCGCGGGCCCCATCCAGGCCTTCGACTCCTCCGACCAGCTCGTGCACTTCGCCTGTGAGGTGCACGACTTCGATCCCGAGACGTACCTCGGACCGAAGGAGGCGCGTCGGCTCGACCGCGTGACCCACCTCGGCTTCACCGCGGCGATCGACGCACTTGCCGACGCCGGTGAGGTGAACGCCGACCCAGGACGCTGCGCGGTGATGGCGTCGACGGGGATCGGTGGTCTCAGCACCCTCGAGGACAACTGCAAGGCGTACTTCGACCGTGGTCCGTCACGTGTCAGCCCGTTCTTCGTGCCGATGATGATGCCCAACGCCACTGCCGGTGTGATCTCGATGCACCTCGGCTGGACCGGTCCGGCGTTGTGCATCGCTACCGCGTGTGCCGCTGGCACGAACGCGATCGGCGAAGGTGTCCGCCTCATCCGCGACGGCTCGGCCGACGTGGTGTTGGCGGGTGGCACCGAGTTCCCGATCACACCGATCACGATCGCCGCGTTCGCTCGTATGGGCGCATTGAGCAGCCGGCACGACAATCCCCAAGGCGCCTCGCGCCCGTTCGACGCGAATCGGGACGGCTTCGTGATCGCCGAAGGTGCCGGCTTCGTTGTGCTCGAGTCGGTCGAGCGCGCTCGCGCCCGCGGCGCGCGCATCTACGGCGAGGTCGCCGGCTACGGGCGCAACTCCGACGCGTACCACATCACCGCGCCCTCACCCGGTGGCATCGGCGCTGCCGCGTGCATGCAGCAGGCGATCGATGACGCCGGCGTCGCACCGAGCGAGATCGGCCATGTGAACGCGCACGGAACGTCCACCGAGCTCAACGATGCATCGGAGGCCGAGGCGATCCGCAAGGTGTTCGGCGACGACACACCGCCCGTCACCTCCAACAAGGGATCGCTGGGCCACATGATCGCCGGGGCCGGTGCCGCGGAAGCGGTTGCCTCGTTCTTGTCGATCCGCGACGGCGTCGTACCGCCCACTGCGAACATCGAGCGGGTTGGAGACGACATCGGACTCGACGTGGTGTCGGGCACCGCGCGCGAGATCGGTGCCAAGCCGGTGCTGTCGAACTCGTTCGGCTTCGGCGGACACAACGCAACCTTGGTGTTGATCCCGAGCGCTTGAGGGAGATCCGACCCCCCACGCCGCTCGTTGGGCAGCGCAGCGATGCTGCAACCGCATCGCTCACGGAGATCGATGGGCGCTCGGTCAGCACCTTCCGGATCGAGGGCGGC is a genomic window containing:
- the fabF gene encoding beta-ketoacyl-ACP synthase II gives rise to the protein MSDALTDHRGRPRVAVTGLGVKTPAGTDVDSFWATIRAGRPTAGPIQAFDSSDQLVHFACEVHDFDPETYLGPKEARRLDRVTHLGFTAAIDALADAGEVNADPGRCAVMASTGIGGLSTLEDNCKAYFDRGPSRVSPFFVPMMMPNATAGVISMHLGWTGPALCIATACAAGTNAIGEGVRLIRDGSADVVLAGGTEFPITPITIAAFARMGALSSRHDNPQGASRPFDANRDGFVIAEGAGFVVLESVERARARGARIYGEVAGYGRNSDAYHITAPSPGGIGAAACMQQAIDDAGVAPSEIGHVNAHGTSTELNDASEAEAIRKVFGDDTPPVTSNKGSLGHMIAGAGAAEAVASFLSIRDGVVPPTANIERVGDDIGLDVVSGTAREIGAKPVLSNSFGFGGHNATLVLIPSA